In a genomic window of Stegostoma tigrinum isolate sSteTig4 chromosome 43, sSteTig4.hap1, whole genome shotgun sequence:
- the LOC125449121 gene encoding zinc finger protein 23-like encodes MLTHQHGHTDKTSFKCLNCGNYCKSSEELLSHQHAHTDERPFKCSDCGNCYKSSGEQLSHQCIHTDDKPFRCSHCGKGFRCSSKLTVHQRLHTGERPFTCPECGKGFTQSFRLLRHQRIHSEEKPFQCPDCGQCYRSSEELVSHQYVHTNERPFRCSLCGTGFKRGTDLNKHQRVHTGEKPFRCSECGKGFIRSSQLLTHQQVHTGEKPFKCTDCGKCCKTSGELISHQILHTDEKPFKCSHCGSHFRRSFELTVHQRVHTGERPFICSECGKGFTQSSKLAKHQRFHRGEKPFRCSECGMAFSESSKLVKHQRFHTGDRPFRCCECGKGFTDSSDLQKHKRIHTGERPFTCAKCGKGFIDSSHLLRHQRAHTDERPFQCPECGKWYKSSEDLIRHQRAHSDERPFRCSHCSSGFKTSSELVRHKRCHTGERPYTCSECGKRFTQSASLRKHQRSHQERS; translated from the coding sequence ATGCTGACACACCAGCATGGTCACACTGACAAGACATCTTTTAAATGCTTGAATTGTGGGAACTACTGTAAAAGTTCAGAAGAACTGCTGTCCCACCAACATgctcacactgatgagagaccattTAAGTGCTCGGATTGTGGGAACTGCTATAAAAGTTCAGGGGAACAGCTGTCCCACCAGTGCATTCACACAGATGAcaaaccattcaggtgctctcactgcGGGAAAGGGTTTAGGTGTTCATCGAAGCTCACTGTTCACCAGCGACTTCACACCggagagagaccgttcacctgccctgagtgtggaaagggattcacccAGTCATTCAggttgctgagacaccagcggaTTCACTCTGAGGAGAAACCATTTCAGTGTCCAGACTGTGGACAGTGCTATCGAAGCTCTGAGGAACTGGTGTCCCACCAATATGTTCACACCAATGAGAGACCCTTCAGATGCTCTCTCTGTGGGACTGGGTTCAAACGAGGAACTGACCTTAATAAACACCAGCGTGTtcatactggggagaagccattccgCTGTTCAGAGTGTGGGAAGGGTTTTATTAGATCATCCCAACTGTTGACacatcagcaagttcacactggggagaaaccgtttaaatgtacagactgtgggaaatgctGCAAAACTTCTGGTGAACTGATTTCCCATCAAATTCTTCACACTGACGAGAAGCCGTTcaagtgctctcactgtgggtCTCATTTCAGGCGATCATTTGAACTCACTgtacatcagcgagttcacactggggagaggccgttcatctgctctgaatgtgggaagggattcacgcAGTCATCCAAGCTGGCGAAACATCAGCGATTTCACAGGGGAGAGAAACCGTTCCGATGTTCTGAGTGTGGGATGGCATTCTCTGAGTCATCCAAGCTGGTGAAACATCAGCGATTTCACACTGGGGACAGGCCATTCAGATGTTgcgagtgtgggaaaggattcactgaCTCATCCGACCTGCAGAAACATAAGCGAATTCATAcgggggagaggccattcacttgtgctaaatgtgggaagggattcattgatAGTTCTCatctgctgagacaccagcgggCTCACACCGATGAGAGACCATTTCAATGCCCAGAGTGTGGGAAGTGGTATAAAAGTTCTGAGGACTTGATCCGTCATCAACGTGCGCACAGTGACGAGAGACCGTTCAGGTGCTCTCACTGCAGCTCTGGCTTCAAGACATCGTCTGAACTTGTCAGACACAAGCgctgtcacactggagagaggccgtATACTTGTTCCGAGTGTGGGAAGAGATTTACTCAGTCAGCTAGCCTGCGGAAACATCAACGAAGTCACCAGGAACGATCGTGA